A single genomic interval of Struthio camelus isolate bStrCam1 chromosome 9, bStrCam1.hap1, whole genome shotgun sequence harbors:
- the LOC104148875 gene encoding uncharacterized protein isoform X2 yields MERGVKRTGPALPAARSSAHLRHPVLLHLLHLLQLAGGAPLGPALYPMPPGVLQALSSRGTLVLEAALRSALLALEGALAEHQRQRGACGLCAPCLFPPCANITHRCPPPAVPPTVPPSCQALLDAQALPELPQRNWALSQACAPYQRLCPPNGAQPAACAPLSAGHCRRRLQECRLVAAAPGPDAPAEAVTPGSCGRRAGPRANATAPRGRIMGGSVAARGAWPWLVSVRLHGELMCGGVLVGHAWVLTAAHCFAGNRNELAWTVVVGDHELSKPDTGERAVPVRRILPHPKFNPKTFHGDLALLELAAPLAPSPAASPVCLPSGPAEPGPGTACYIAGWGSLYEEGPSAEVVMEARVPLLSQEMCSGALGKDLLTSAMFCAGYLSGGIDSCQGDSGGPLACQDPSSHRFILYGITSWGDGCGERGKPGVYTRVAAFADWLSLQMDPSHASREPSCFDLLALAQLPPERQPAERARLCAFYASACRASLSQAACASLAEETCHARRRRCELHAYAQTLVDLLRRAGDFFRNQLDFSFLTRTLPQLVGKIYRHLFPARVRRDAPGPDVAGGQPSPMAEGTPGPQSLPTRRGPGRPPTFAGLFSTVGPRLQDWVEVLRAMAGGSPLAPNLDREQLPGETWLFLQGEEAVEELVGQGRAFLTQLQAELGLSTPLEATEPRQAPGDPAGTPVLNLEPQEAGSTAGGHLREKRDLVPTLPGVEEEEAGEGQGCPGLNESAVRVSAVRELYAWVLQVPEPDLAMTFQEILVDLGSKNAKGLYRAQPDIRPPTAGGEVAGGPAPRGEGGHCGRHMDSLPAQLALLGALALAGGLCVNQEERLIHHLFEEKGYDKEVRPVVSIDQTVDVYLALTLSNLVSLKEADETLTTNLWIEHGWTDYRLQWNESEFGGIKVLRLPPDMLWLPEIVLENNNDGLFQIAYYCNVLIYSTGYVYWLPPAIFRSACPINVNFFPFDWQNCTLKFSSLAYNAREISMHLKEESDMKTGKYYRVEWIIIDPEGFTENGEWEIIHRAARKNIHPNNPPESSEHQDITFYLIIKRKPLFYIINIVTPCVLIAFMVILVFYLPADSGEKMTLVISVLLAQSVFLLLISQRLPATSHAVPLIGKFLLFIMLLVTVVVVICVMVLNFHFRTPSTHIMSDWVKEVFLETLPRLLHMSQPAESPAGAPRIRRCSSAGYIAKAEEYFSVKSRSELMFEKQSERHGLASRVTPACLAPPGMDAGHDQVYEQLKPAIDGANFIVQHIREKNSYNEEKDNWYRVARTVDRLCLFLITPMLVVGTLWIFLMGIYNHPPPLPFAGDPYDYREENKRYI; encoded by the exons ATGGAGCGAGGAGTGAAGAGGACGGGGCCGGctctccccgccgcccgctccaGTGCCCACCTGCGGCACCCTGtgctcctgcacctcctgcacctcctgcagctGGCGGGGGGGGCACCCCTGGGCCCGGCGCTGTACCCCATGCCGCCCGGCGTCCTGCAAG CGCTGTCAAGCCGGGGGAcgctggtgctggaggcagcgcTGAGGAGTGCCCTGTTGGCTCTGGAGGGGGCCCTGGCCGAGCACCAGCGGCAGCGGGGTGCCTGTGGGCTCTGTGCCCCCTGCCTCTTCCCGCCCTGTGCCAACATCACTCACCGCTGCCCAC CGCCGGCTGTGCCTCCCACCGTGCCCCCCAGCTGCCAGGCCCTGCTCGATGCCCAGGCGCTGCCCGAGCTGCCCCAGCGCAACTGGGCGCTGAGCCAAGCATGTGCCCCCTACCAGCGCCTGTGCCCACCCAACGGGGCCCAGCCAGCTGCCTGCGCCCCACTCAGcgccgggcactgccgccgccgcctccaggaGTGCC GGCTGGTGGCCGCGGCCCCAGGCCCCGACGCGCCGGCAGAGGCGGTGACGCCAG GGAGCTGCGGGCGCAGAGCGGGCCCCCGCGCCAACGCCACGGCCCCCCGAGGACGCATCATGGGCGGCAGcgtggcggcgcggggggcaTGGCCCTGGCTGGTGTCGGTGCGGCTGCACGGGGAGCTGATGTGCggaggggtgctggtggggcaCGCCTGGGTCCTCACCGCCGCCCACTGCTTCGCCGG gAACCGGAACGAGCTGGCGTGGACAGTGGTGGTGGGCGACCACGAGCTGAGCAAGCCCGACACGGGCGAGCGGGCCGTGCCCGTCCGCCGCATCCTGCCTCACCCCAAG TTCAACCCCAAGACGTTTCACGGGGACCTGGCGCTGCTGGAGCTGGCGGCGCCCCTGGCGCCATCACCCGCTGCCAGCCCCGTGTGCCTGCCCagcggccccgccgagcccggccccggcaccgccTGCTACATCGCCGGCTGGGGCTCCCTCTATGAAG AGGGGCCGTCGGCCGAGGTGGTGATGGAGGCGCGggtgcccctgctcagccaggagATGTGCAGCGGCGCCCTGGGCAAGGACCTGCTCACCAGCGCCATGTTCTGCGCCGGCTACTTGTCCGGCGGCATCGACTCCTGCCAG GGCGACTCGGGGGGCCCGCTGGCCTGCCAGGACCCCTCCTCGCACCGCTTCATCCTCTACGGCATCACCTCGTGGGGCGACGGGTGCGGCGAGCGGGGCAAGCCGGGCGTCTACACCCGCGTCGCCGCTTTTGCCGACTGGCTCAGCCTCCAGATGGACC CCTCCCACGCCAGCCGGGAACCCAGCTGCTTCGACCTGCTGGcgctggcccagctgccccccgaGCGGCAGCCGGCCGAGCGCGCCCGGCTCTGCGCCTTCTACGCCAGCGCCTGCCGGGCGTCCCTGAGCCAGGCCGCCTGCGCCAGCCTTGCCGAGGAGACATGCCACGCCAGGAGGCGGCGATGCG AGCTGCACGCCTACGCCCAGACTTTGGTGGATCTCCTGCGCCGGGCCGGGGACTTCTTCCGAAACCAGCTCGACTTCTCCTTCCTCACCCGCACCCTGCCCCAGCTCGTGGGCAAGATCTACAGGCACCTCTTCCCTGCCCGCGTCCGCAGGGACGCCCCAG GCCCAGATGTGGCAGGgggccagcccagccccatggcagaGGGCACCCCAGGACCCCAGAGCCTCCCCACCAG GCGGGGGCCTGGGCGGCCGCCCACCTTCGCTGGGCTCTTCAGCACTGTGGGACCCCGTCTGCAGGACTGGGTGGAGGTGCTGAGGGCCATGGCGGGGGGCAGCCCCCTGGCACCCAACTTGGacagggagcagctccccggggAGACGTGGCTCTTCCTGCAG GGCGAGGAGGCGGTGGAGGAGCTGGTGGGCCAGggcagagccttcctcacccagcTGCAGGCAGAGTTGGGCCTCAGCACCCCCCTTGAAGCCACGGAGCCGCGACAAGCACCTGGAGACCCagcagggaccccagtgctgaaCCTTGAGCCCCAGGAGGCAG GGTCCACAGCGGGTGGTCACCTGAGGGAGAAACGCGACCTGGTACCCACATTGCccggggtggaggaggaggaggcaggcgaGGGCCAAG GCTGCCCCGGCCTCAACGAGTCGGCGGTGCGGGTCAGCGCGGTGCGAGAGCTGTACgcctgggtgctgcaggtgcCCGAGCCAGACCTGGCCATGACCTTCCAGGAG ATCCTGGTGGACTTGGGCTCCAAAAATGCCAAGGGGCTGTACCGGGCGCAG CCGGACATCCGTCCCCCAACAGCAGGCGGGGAGGTGGCAGGGGGCCCAGCACCACGCGGGGAAGGAGGGCACTGTGGGCGCCACATGGATAGCCTCCCGGCACAGCTGGCCCTGCTCGGGGCGCTGGCACTGGCGG GCGGGCTCTGCGTGAACCAGGAGGAACGGCTCATCCACCACCTCTTCGAGGAGAAGGGCTATGACAAGGAGGTGCGCCCCGTCGTCTCCATTGACCAGACTGTGGATGTCTACCTGGCCCTCACCCTCTCCAACCTGGTCTCGCTG AAAGAGGCAGACGAGACGCTCACCACCAACCTGTGGATCGAACAT GGCTGGACCGATTACCGCCTGCAGTGGAATGAGTCTGAGTTCGGGGGCATCAAGGTGCTCCGCCTGCCGCCAGATATGCTGTGGCTGCCAGAGATCGTCCTGGAGAACAA CAATGACGGGCTCTTCCAGATTGCCTACTACTGCAACGTGCTCATCTACAGCACAGGCTACGTCTACTGGCTGCCACCTGCCATCTTCCGCAGCGCCTGCCCCATCAACGTCAACTTCTTCCCCTTCGACTGGCAGAATTGTACCCTCAAATTCAG CTCGCTGGCGTACAACGCTCGGGAGATCAGCATGCACTTGAAGGAGGAGAGCGATATGAAGACGGGCAAGTATTACCGGGTGGAGTGGATCATTATTGACCCTGAAGGCTTCACAG AAAATGGGGAATGGGAAATCATCCACCGCGCAGCTCGCAAGAACATCCACCCCAACAACCCGCCTGAGAGCAGCGAGCACCAGGACATCACCTTCTACCTCATCATCAAACGCAAGCCACTCTTCTATATCATCAACATCGTCACGCCCTGTGTCCTCATCGCCTTCATGGTCATCCTCGTCTTCTACCTGCCTGCTGACA GTGGCGAGAAGATGACACTAGTGATCTCCGTGCTCCTGGCCCAGTCTGTCTTCCTCCTGCTCATCTCCCAGCGCCTGCCTGCCACCTCCCATGCCGTTCCCCTTATCGGCAA gTTCCTGCTTTTCATCATGCTGCTGGTGACAGTTGTGGTGGTGATCTGCGTCATGGTCCTGAACTTCCATTTCcgcacccccagcacccatatCATGTCTGACTGGGTCAAAGAG GTCTTCCTGGAGACCCTGCCCCGTCTGCTGCACATGTCGCAGCCGGCTGAGAGCCCAGCGGGTGCCCCACGCATCCGGCGCTGCAGCTCGGCCGGCTACATCGCCAAAGCAGAGGAGTACTTCAGCGTCAAGTCTCGCAGTGAGCTCATGTTCGAGAAGCAGTCGGAGCGGCACGGGCTGGCCAGCCGTGTCACCCCAGCCT GCTTGGCACCACCTGGTATGGACGCTGGCCATGACCAGGTCTACGAGCAG
- the LOC104148875 gene encoding uncharacterized protein isoform X4, producing the protein MERGVKRTGPALPAARSSAHLRHPVLLHLLHLLQLAGGAPLGPALYPMPPGVLQALSSRGTLVLEAALRSALLALEGALAEHQRQRGACGLCAPCLFPPCANITHRCPPPAVPPTVPPSCQALLDAQALPELPQRNWALSQACAPYQRLCPPNGAQPAACAPLSAGHCRRRLQECRLVAAAPGPDAPAEAVTPGSCGRRAGPRANATAPRGRIMGGSVAARGAWPWLVSVRLHGELMCGGVLVGHAWVLTAAHCFAGNRNELAWTVVVGDHELSKPDTGERAVPVRRILPHPKFNPKTFHGDLALLELAAPLAPSPAASPVCLPSGPAEPGPGTACYIAGWGSLYEEGPSAEVVMEARVPLLSQEMCSGALGKDLLTSAMFCAGYLSGGIDSCQGDSGGPLACQDPSSHRFILYGITSWGDGCGERGKPGVYTRVAAFADWLSLQMDPSHASREPSCFDLLALAQLPPERQPAERARLCAFYASACRASLSQAACASLAEETCHARRRRCELHAYAQTLVDLLRRAGDFFRNQLDFSFLTRTLPQLVGKIYRHLFPARVRRDAPGPDVAGGQPSPMAEGTPGPQSLPTRRGPGRPPTFAGLFSTVGPRLQDWVEVLRAMAGGSPLAPNLDREQLPGETWLFLQQGEEAVEELVGQGRAFLTQLQAELGLSTPLEATEPRQAPGDPAGTPVLNLEPQEAGSTAGGHLREKRDLVPTLPGVEEEEAGEGQGCPGLNESAVRVSAVRELYAWVLQVPEPDLAMTFQEILVDLGSKNAKGLYRAQPDIRPPTAGGEVAGGPAPRGEGGHCGRHMDSLPAQLALLGALALAGGLCVNQEERLIHHLFEEKGYDKEKEADETLTTNLWIEHGWTDYRLQWNESEFGGIKVLRLPPDMLWLPEIVLENNNDGLFQIAYYCNVLIYSTGYVYWLPPAIFRSACPINVNFFPFDWQNCTLKFSSLAYNAREISMHLKEESDMKTGKYYRVEWIIIDPEGFTENGEWEIIHRAARKNIHPNNPPESSEHQDITFYLIIKRKPLFYIINIVTPCVLIAFMVILVFYLPADSGEKMTLVISVLLAQSVFLLLISQRLPATSHAVPLIGKFLLFIMLLVTVVVVICVMVLNFHFRTPSTHIMSDWVKEVFLETLPRLLHMSQPAESPAGAPRIRRCSSAGYIAKAEEYFSVKSRSELMFEKQSERHGLASRVTPACLAPPGMDAGHDQVYEQLKPAIDGANFIVQHIREKNSYNEEKDNWYRVARTVDRLCLFLITPMLVVGTLWIFLMGIYNHPPPLPFAGDPYDYREENKRYI; encoded by the exons ATGGAGCGAGGAGTGAAGAGGACGGGGCCGGctctccccgccgcccgctccaGTGCCCACCTGCGGCACCCTGtgctcctgcacctcctgcacctcctgcagctGGCGGGGGGGGCACCCCTGGGCCCGGCGCTGTACCCCATGCCGCCCGGCGTCCTGCAAG CGCTGTCAAGCCGGGGGAcgctggtgctggaggcagcgcTGAGGAGTGCCCTGTTGGCTCTGGAGGGGGCCCTGGCCGAGCACCAGCGGCAGCGGGGTGCCTGTGGGCTCTGTGCCCCCTGCCTCTTCCCGCCCTGTGCCAACATCACTCACCGCTGCCCAC CGCCGGCTGTGCCTCCCACCGTGCCCCCCAGCTGCCAGGCCCTGCTCGATGCCCAGGCGCTGCCCGAGCTGCCCCAGCGCAACTGGGCGCTGAGCCAAGCATGTGCCCCCTACCAGCGCCTGTGCCCACCCAACGGGGCCCAGCCAGCTGCCTGCGCCCCACTCAGcgccgggcactgccgccgccgcctccaggaGTGCC GGCTGGTGGCCGCGGCCCCAGGCCCCGACGCGCCGGCAGAGGCGGTGACGCCAG GGAGCTGCGGGCGCAGAGCGGGCCCCCGCGCCAACGCCACGGCCCCCCGAGGACGCATCATGGGCGGCAGcgtggcggcgcggggggcaTGGCCCTGGCTGGTGTCGGTGCGGCTGCACGGGGAGCTGATGTGCggaggggtgctggtggggcaCGCCTGGGTCCTCACCGCCGCCCACTGCTTCGCCGG gAACCGGAACGAGCTGGCGTGGACAGTGGTGGTGGGCGACCACGAGCTGAGCAAGCCCGACACGGGCGAGCGGGCCGTGCCCGTCCGCCGCATCCTGCCTCACCCCAAG TTCAACCCCAAGACGTTTCACGGGGACCTGGCGCTGCTGGAGCTGGCGGCGCCCCTGGCGCCATCACCCGCTGCCAGCCCCGTGTGCCTGCCCagcggccccgccgagcccggccccggcaccgccTGCTACATCGCCGGCTGGGGCTCCCTCTATGAAG AGGGGCCGTCGGCCGAGGTGGTGATGGAGGCGCGggtgcccctgctcagccaggagATGTGCAGCGGCGCCCTGGGCAAGGACCTGCTCACCAGCGCCATGTTCTGCGCCGGCTACTTGTCCGGCGGCATCGACTCCTGCCAG GGCGACTCGGGGGGCCCGCTGGCCTGCCAGGACCCCTCCTCGCACCGCTTCATCCTCTACGGCATCACCTCGTGGGGCGACGGGTGCGGCGAGCGGGGCAAGCCGGGCGTCTACACCCGCGTCGCCGCTTTTGCCGACTGGCTCAGCCTCCAGATGGACC CCTCCCACGCCAGCCGGGAACCCAGCTGCTTCGACCTGCTGGcgctggcccagctgccccccgaGCGGCAGCCGGCCGAGCGCGCCCGGCTCTGCGCCTTCTACGCCAGCGCCTGCCGGGCGTCCCTGAGCCAGGCCGCCTGCGCCAGCCTTGCCGAGGAGACATGCCACGCCAGGAGGCGGCGATGCG AGCTGCACGCCTACGCCCAGACTTTGGTGGATCTCCTGCGCCGGGCCGGGGACTTCTTCCGAAACCAGCTCGACTTCTCCTTCCTCACCCGCACCCTGCCCCAGCTCGTGGGCAAGATCTACAGGCACCTCTTCCCTGCCCGCGTCCGCAGGGACGCCCCAG GCCCAGATGTGGCAGGgggccagcccagccccatggcagaGGGCACCCCAGGACCCCAGAGCCTCCCCACCAG GCGGGGGCCTGGGCGGCCGCCCACCTTCGCTGGGCTCTTCAGCACTGTGGGACCCCGTCTGCAGGACTGGGTGGAGGTGCTGAGGGCCATGGCGGGGGGCAGCCCCCTGGCACCCAACTTGGacagggagcagctccccggggAGACGTGGCTCTTCCTGCAG CAGGGCGAGGAGGCGGTGGAGGAGCTGGTGGGCCAGggcagagccttcctcacccagcTGCAGGCAGAGTTGGGCCTCAGCACCCCCCTTGAAGCCACGGAGCCGCGACAAGCACCTGGAGACCCagcagggaccccagtgctgaaCCTTGAGCCCCAGGAGGCAG GGTCCACAGCGGGTGGTCACCTGAGGGAGAAACGCGACCTGGTACCCACATTGCccggggtggaggaggaggaggcaggcgaGGGCCAAG GCTGCCCCGGCCTCAACGAGTCGGCGGTGCGGGTCAGCGCGGTGCGAGAGCTGTACgcctgggtgctgcaggtgcCCGAGCCAGACCTGGCCATGACCTTCCAGGAG ATCCTGGTGGACTTGGGCTCCAAAAATGCCAAGGGGCTGTACCGGGCGCAG CCGGACATCCGTCCCCCAACAGCAGGCGGGGAGGTGGCAGGGGGCCCAGCACCACGCGGGGAAGGAGGGCACTGTGGGCGCCACATGGATAGCCTCCCGGCACAGCTGGCCCTGCTCGGGGCGCTGGCACTGGCGG GCGGGCTCTGCGTGAACCAGGAGGAACGGCTCATCCACCACCTCTTCGAGGAGAAGGGCTATGACAAGGAG AAAGAGGCAGACGAGACGCTCACCACCAACCTGTGGATCGAACAT GGCTGGACCGATTACCGCCTGCAGTGGAATGAGTCTGAGTTCGGGGGCATCAAGGTGCTCCGCCTGCCGCCAGATATGCTGTGGCTGCCAGAGATCGTCCTGGAGAACAA CAATGACGGGCTCTTCCAGATTGCCTACTACTGCAACGTGCTCATCTACAGCACAGGCTACGTCTACTGGCTGCCACCTGCCATCTTCCGCAGCGCCTGCCCCATCAACGTCAACTTCTTCCCCTTCGACTGGCAGAATTGTACCCTCAAATTCAG CTCGCTGGCGTACAACGCTCGGGAGATCAGCATGCACTTGAAGGAGGAGAGCGATATGAAGACGGGCAAGTATTACCGGGTGGAGTGGATCATTATTGACCCTGAAGGCTTCACAG AAAATGGGGAATGGGAAATCATCCACCGCGCAGCTCGCAAGAACATCCACCCCAACAACCCGCCTGAGAGCAGCGAGCACCAGGACATCACCTTCTACCTCATCATCAAACGCAAGCCACTCTTCTATATCATCAACATCGTCACGCCCTGTGTCCTCATCGCCTTCATGGTCATCCTCGTCTTCTACCTGCCTGCTGACA GTGGCGAGAAGATGACACTAGTGATCTCCGTGCTCCTGGCCCAGTCTGTCTTCCTCCTGCTCATCTCCCAGCGCCTGCCTGCCACCTCCCATGCCGTTCCCCTTATCGGCAA gTTCCTGCTTTTCATCATGCTGCTGGTGACAGTTGTGGTGGTGATCTGCGTCATGGTCCTGAACTTCCATTTCcgcacccccagcacccatatCATGTCTGACTGGGTCAAAGAG GTCTTCCTGGAGACCCTGCCCCGTCTGCTGCACATGTCGCAGCCGGCTGAGAGCCCAGCGGGTGCCCCACGCATCCGGCGCTGCAGCTCGGCCGGCTACATCGCCAAAGCAGAGGAGTACTTCAGCGTCAAGTCTCGCAGTGAGCTCATGTTCGAGAAGCAGTCGGAGCGGCACGGGCTGGCCAGCCGTGTCACCCCAGCCT GCTTGGCACCACCTGGTATGGACGCTGGCCATGACCAGGTCTACGAGCAG